A single region of the Actinoplanes sp. SE50/110 genome encodes:
- a CDS encoding asparaginase, which translates to MTVVAEVVRSGFVESVHHGIVAFADRPGVGDTTGPFFPRSSNKPLQTVGMLRSGLVPREETDLAMISASHDGEPFHVDRVLGILAAAGLDPAALGCPAQLPMGEPAREAWLRGGGDPERILMNCSGKHAGMLATCVVNGWPLDSYLDPKHPLQVAFAAAVSDLTGEPIAATGVDGCGAPVLAVSPQALARSFQRLVEAAPGTPERRVADAMRAHPELVAGTGSPDTVLMAAVPGLLMKSGADGVVAAAVPGAGAVTVKIADGSARARVPVLLAALRRLGVEPPELAEPVLGGGVPVGEVRSVW; encoded by the coding sequence GTGACCGTGGTCGCGGAGGTGGTCCGCTCCGGCTTCGTGGAGAGCGTGCACCACGGCATCGTCGCGTTCGCCGACCGCCCCGGCGTCGGGGACACCACCGGCCCGTTCTTCCCGCGGTCGTCGAACAAGCCGCTGCAGACCGTCGGCATGCTGCGCAGTGGTCTGGTGCCGCGCGAGGAGACCGACCTCGCGATGATCAGTGCCAGTCACGACGGCGAGCCGTTTCACGTGGATCGGGTGCTCGGCATCCTGGCCGCGGCCGGTCTGGACCCGGCGGCGCTGGGCTGCCCGGCGCAGCTGCCGATGGGCGAGCCGGCCCGGGAGGCCTGGCTGCGCGGTGGTGGCGACCCGGAGCGGATCCTGATGAACTGCTCCGGCAAGCACGCCGGGATGCTCGCCACCTGTGTCGTCAACGGCTGGCCGCTGGATTCGTACCTCGATCCGAAGCACCCCCTGCAGGTGGCGTTCGCCGCCGCGGTCAGCGACCTGACCGGCGAGCCGATCGCGGCGACCGGGGTGGACGGCTGTGGCGCGCCGGTCCTGGCGGTCTCCCCGCAGGCGCTGGCCCGCTCGTTCCAGCGGCTGGTCGAGGCGGCGCCGGGCACCCCGGAGCGCCGGGTCGCGGACGCCATGCGCGCGCATCCCGAGCTGGTGGCCGGGACCGGCTCGCCGGACACCGTGCTGATGGCCGCGGTGCCCGGGCTGCTGATGAAGAGTGGCGCGGACGGCGTGGTGGCGGCCGCGGTGCCGGGCGCCGGCGCGGTGACCGTGAAGATCGCCGACGGCTCGGCCCGGGCGCGCGTCCCGGTGCTGCTGGCGGCGCTGCGCCGGCTGGGTGTCGAGCCGCCGGAGCTGGCCGAGCCGGTGCTCGGCGGCGGCGTGCCGGTCGGCGAGGTCCGCTCGGTCTGGTGA
- a CDS encoding EI24 domain-containing protein, whose protein sequence is MKEDPNRPVAAVRQFVTGAGLLGRGLGLVLRSPRMLGLGLLPALISGVVYTIGLVVLVRFLPQLSEHATWFAAHWSGFWRDFVEVLAGAGLLGLALLLGVLTFTAVTLLIGDPFYERISELVENRYGGVPDAVDVGFWSSLRRSLADSVRLIGLSVLAGIPLFLLGFLPVVGQTVIPVLAGAVGGWLLALELTGVPFQRRGQRLRHRRVALAKNVPLTLGFGAAVFGAFLIPLGAIFLMPAAIAGATLLSRRVLGRPIDITTVGSL, encoded by the coding sequence GTGAAGGAAGATCCGAATCGGCCGGTGGCCGCGGTTCGTCAGTTCGTCACCGGCGCCGGCCTGCTCGGGCGCGGGCTCGGCCTCGTCCTGCGCAGCCCCCGGATGCTGGGCCTGGGTCTGCTCCCGGCGCTGATCTCCGGCGTCGTCTACACCATCGGGCTGGTCGTGCTGGTCCGCTTCCTGCCGCAGCTCTCCGAGCATGCCACCTGGTTCGCCGCACACTGGTCCGGCTTCTGGCGCGACTTCGTCGAGGTGCTGGCCGGCGCCGGCCTGCTCGGCCTGGCGCTGCTGCTCGGCGTACTCACCTTCACCGCGGTCACCCTGCTGATCGGCGATCCGTTCTACGAGCGCATCTCCGAACTGGTGGAGAATCGGTACGGCGGCGTGCCGGACGCCGTCGACGTCGGCTTCTGGAGCTCGCTGCGCCGCAGCCTCGCCGACTCGGTCCGGCTGATCGGACTCTCCGTCCTCGCCGGGATACCGCTGTTCCTGCTCGGCTTCCTGCCGGTCGTCGGCCAGACGGTGATCCCGGTCCTGGCCGGCGCGGTCGGCGGCTGGCTGCTCGCCCTCGAACTCACCGGCGTCCCGTTCCAGCGCCGCGGCCAGCGTCTGCGGCACCGCCGGGTCGCCCTCGCCAAGAACGTCCCGCTCACCCTCGGCTTCGGCGCCGCCGTGTTCGGCGCCTTCCTCATCCCGCTCGGCGCGATCTTCCTGATGCCCGCCGCCATCGCCGGCGCCACCCTGCTCTCCCGGCGGGTCCTGGGCCGCCCCATCGACATCACCACGGTCGGCTCCCTGTGA
- a CDS encoding maleylpyruvate isomerase family mycothiol-dependent enzyme produces MNRLHATKDFWLAALRADGPALWEAVAETGPGVPVPAIPDWTTADLAFHVLDLLRWVRATIARGVTDRPSAPPGSDSRPEWDEALDQLRRELTGTIETLEALDPDLPAWNWAPQPKRAVFWDRRMAHEISVHRWDAEAAAGRPTPIETKLATDGVAEILDTWLPAGKRQGPTDLHGVVHLVGTDAETEWFVRLRGAGIALLDTGTILDTDDHHARAKATGTASDLQLALMGRKRTDQLALSGDPRLIQALRTG; encoded by the coding sequence ATGAACAGGTTGCACGCGACGAAGGATTTCTGGCTGGCGGCGCTGCGCGCCGACGGGCCGGCCCTGTGGGAGGCCGTCGCCGAGACCGGTCCCGGCGTGCCGGTCCCCGCCATCCCCGACTGGACCACCGCCGACCTGGCGTTCCACGTTCTGGACCTGCTGCGCTGGGTGCGGGCGACGATCGCCCGCGGGGTCACCGACCGCCCCTCCGCTCCCCCGGGCTCCGATTCCCGGCCGGAGTGGGACGAGGCCCTCGACCAGCTCCGGCGCGAGCTGACCGGGACGATCGAGACGCTGGAGGCGCTCGACCCGGATCTGCCCGCGTGGAACTGGGCGCCGCAGCCGAAACGGGCGGTGTTCTGGGACCGGCGGATGGCACACGAGATCTCGGTGCACCGCTGGGACGCCGAGGCGGCGGCCGGGCGGCCCACCCCGATCGAGACCAAGCTGGCCACCGACGGGGTGGCCGAGATCCTCGACACCTGGCTGCCGGCCGGCAAACGGCAGGGGCCGACCGACCTGCACGGCGTGGTGCACCTGGTCGGCACGGATGCGGAAACCGAGTGGTTCGTCCGGCTGCGCGGGGCGGGGATCGCGCTGCTGGACACCGGCACGATCCTCGACACCGACGATCACCACGCCCGGGCCAAGGCGACCGGCACGGCCAGTGATCTGCAGTTGGCACTGATGGGCCGCAAACGTACCGACCAATTGGCGTTGAGCGGTGATCCCCGCCTGATCCAGGCTCTTCGCACCGGCTGA
- a CDS encoding LacI family DNA-binding transcriptional regulator: MTTRERPTLEAVARRAGVSRATVSRVVNGSTTVAATIREAVNRAVDELGYVPNQAARSLVTQRTDSVALILPETANRVFSDDLFFPAIIRGVGMELEAADKQLVLMMTGSEAGHHRVERYAVAGHVDGVMFASIHGADPLPGALARRGIPVICSGRPMTAGSDPAVPYVDVDHAGGVAAAVHHLIRTGRRRIATIAGPQDMVAGIERLAGYHATLQAAGLPELAVTGDFTRESGITGMRELLARDPELDAVFVASDLMAHGALTALREAGRRVPADVAVIGFDDFDISRYSDPPLTTVRQPIGEIGQTLARQMLLLIAGEQDVPNSVVLPTELIVRDSA; the protein is encoded by the coding sequence GTGACGACGCGGGAGCGGCCCACGCTGGAGGCGGTGGCCCGGCGCGCCGGGGTGTCCCGGGCAACCGTCTCCCGCGTCGTCAACGGGTCCACCACGGTGGCCGCCACCATCCGGGAGGCGGTCAACCGGGCCGTCGACGAACTCGGCTACGTGCCCAACCAGGCGGCCCGCAGCCTGGTCACCCAGCGCACCGACTCGGTCGCCCTGATCCTGCCGGAAACCGCGAACCGGGTCTTCTCCGACGACCTGTTCTTCCCCGCGATCATCCGCGGCGTCGGCATGGAACTCGAAGCCGCCGACAAACAGCTCGTCCTCATGATGACCGGCTCCGAAGCCGGCCACCACCGCGTCGAGAGGTACGCGGTCGCCGGCCACGTCGACGGCGTCATGTTCGCCAGCATCCACGGCGCCGACCCGCTCCCCGGCGCCCTCGCCCGCCGCGGCATCCCGGTCATCTGCAGCGGCCGCCCGATGACCGCCGGCAGCGACCCCGCCGTCCCCTACGTCGACGTCGACCACGCCGGCGGCGTCGCGGCCGCCGTCCACCACCTGATCCGGACCGGGCGGCGGCGGATCGCCACCATCGCCGGCCCGCAGGACATGGTGGCCGGCATCGAACGCCTCGCCGGCTACCACGCCACCCTGCAGGCGGCCGGGCTGCCGGAACTCGCGGTCACCGGCGACTTCACCCGCGAATCGGGCATCACCGGGATGCGCGAGCTCCTCGCCCGCGACCCCGAGCTCGACGCGGTCTTCGTGGCCAGCGACCTGATGGCCCACGGTGCCCTGACCGCGCTGCGCGAAGCCGGCCGCCGGGTGCCGGCCGACGTGGCGGTGATCGGCTTCGACGACTTCGACATCAGCCGGTACAGCGACCCGCCGCTGACCACGGTGCGGCAGCCGATCGGCGAGATCGGGCAGACCCTGGCGCGGCAGATGCTGCTGCTGATCGCCGGTGAGCAGGACGTGCCGAACTCGGTGGTGCTGCCGACGGAGCTGATCGTCCGCGACTCGGCCTGA
- a CDS encoding DUF2516 family protein: MGSSAPLFIYDVQFWTETVILILALLLELVAFVHCLTQRGAAFQALGTLPKGAWAAIIGVCGLFTWWGQGALGIFGLIGIAAALIYLLDVRPGLRDIADGKGFW; this comes from the coding sequence ATGGGCTCTTCCGCGCCGCTGTTCATCTACGACGTCCAGTTCTGGACCGAGACGGTCATTCTCATCCTGGCCCTGCTCCTGGAGCTGGTGGCCTTCGTCCACTGCCTCACCCAGCGGGGCGCGGCATTCCAGGCGCTCGGCACCCTGCCCAAGGGGGCGTGGGCGGCCATCATCGGGGTGTGCGGCCTGTTCACCTGGTGGGGTCAGGGTGCGCTGGGCATCTTCGGGCTGATCGGGATCGCGGCCGCGCTGATCTATCTGCTCGACGTGCGGCCCGGGCTGAGGGACATCGCCGACGGCAAGGGTTTCTGGTGA
- a CDS encoding O-acetyl-ADP-ribose deacetylase — protein sequence MRIELVEGDITTRQVDAIVNAANSSLLGGGGVDGAIHRRGGPEILAETRALRAARYGRGLPVGQAVATTAGRLPARWVVHTVGPVFSATEDRSELLRACYTNALRVADELGAETVAFPLISAGVYRWPVDDAVRQALTALRSARPERVTTAYLVLFGAGTAATARAVAEGSAEL from the coding sequence ATGCGGATCGAGCTCGTCGAGGGCGACATCACCACGCGGCAGGTCGACGCGATCGTCAACGCGGCCAACTCGTCACTGCTCGGCGGCGGCGGGGTGGACGGCGCGATCCACCGCAGGGGCGGCCCGGAGATCCTCGCCGAGACGCGGGCGCTGCGGGCCGCCCGATACGGCCGGGGGCTCCCGGTCGGCCAGGCCGTCGCGACCACCGCGGGCCGGCTGCCGGCGCGCTGGGTGGTGCACACCGTGGGTCCGGTGTTCAGCGCCACCGAGGACCGCTCCGAGCTGCTGCGCGCCTGCTACACGAACGCGCTGCGGGTCGCCGACGAACTGGGCGCGGAAACGGTCGCGTTCCCGCTGATCTCCGCAGGCGTGTACCGGTGGCCGGTCGACGACGCGGTCCGGCAGGCGCTGACCGCCCTGCGGTCCGCCCGACCGGAGCGGGTGACCACGGCGTACCTGGTGCTGTTCGGCGCCGGCACCGCCGCGACCGCCCGCGCCGTCGCCGAGGGCTCCGCCGAGCTCTGA
- a CDS encoding GH1 family beta-glucosidase: protein MTATVTSTSAQPARAGITFPDGFIWGAATASYQIEGAAREDGRGPSIWDTFSRTPGKVHKGHTGDVACDHYHRYVEDVALMADLGLASYRFSVAWPRVRPDGTGPVNARGLDFYDRLTDELLGKGIDPVVTLYHWDLPQTLEDRGGWADRETAEAFGEYAEVVYRKLGDRVGTWTTLNEPWCSAYLGYGSGIHAPGVQDPAKALAAVHHLLLGHGLAAQALRAAGAQRVSITLNPCEVYPVDPESPADRAAAHLIDGLANRIFFDPLLRGEYPADVLEHIARLTDLSYLRDGDLATIQQPLDVLGINFYNPAYVSAKPGAPGAKDYPGSEGIAFRPPVGPVTDMNWPIEPASLTRLLTRIHRDYPGTPLMITENGAAFPEGPIADGTVPDRRRIEYVDGHLRACHDALAAGVDLRGYFLWSLMDNFEWAEGYAKRFGIVHVDYTTQQRVLKDSAKWYREVIKRNGLS, encoded by the coding sequence ATGACGGCAACCGTCACGTCCACGTCGGCGCAGCCGGCGCGTGCGGGGATCACCTTCCCCGACGGCTTCATCTGGGGCGCGGCCACGGCCTCGTACCAGATCGAGGGCGCGGCGCGGGAGGACGGTCGCGGCCCGTCCATCTGGGACACCTTCAGCCGAACACCCGGCAAAGTGCACAAGGGGCACACCGGCGACGTCGCGTGCGACCACTACCACCGGTACGTCGAGGACGTGGCCCTGATGGCCGACCTCGGCCTGGCCTCGTACCGGTTCTCGGTCGCCTGGCCGCGGGTCCGCCCGGACGGCACCGGCCCGGTCAACGCCCGAGGCCTCGACTTCTACGACCGGCTCACCGACGAACTGCTCGGCAAGGGCATCGACCCGGTCGTCACCCTCTACCACTGGGACCTGCCGCAGACGCTGGAGGACCGCGGCGGCTGGGCCGACCGGGAGACCGCCGAGGCGTTCGGCGAGTACGCCGAGGTCGTCTACCGCAAACTCGGCGACCGGGTCGGCACCTGGACCACCCTCAACGAACCGTGGTGCTCGGCCTACCTCGGCTACGGCTCCGGCATCCACGCCCCCGGCGTGCAGGACCCGGCCAAAGCCCTGGCCGCCGTCCACCACCTGCTCCTCGGACACGGCCTGGCGGCGCAGGCGCTGCGGGCCGCCGGCGCCCAGCGGGTCAGCATCACGCTCAACCCGTGCGAGGTCTACCCGGTCGACCCGGAAAGCCCGGCCGACCGCGCCGCGGCCCACCTCATCGACGGCCTCGCCAACCGGATCTTCTTCGACCCGCTGCTGCGCGGCGAGTACCCGGCCGACGTCCTGGAGCACATCGCCCGGCTCACCGACCTCTCCTACCTGCGCGACGGTGACCTGGCCACCATCCAGCAGCCGCTCGACGTGCTGGGCATCAACTTCTACAACCCGGCGTACGTGTCGGCCAAGCCCGGCGCGCCCGGCGCCAAGGACTACCCGGGCAGCGAAGGCATCGCCTTCCGCCCGCCGGTCGGCCCGGTCACCGACATGAACTGGCCGATCGAGCCGGCCAGCCTCACCCGGCTGCTCACCCGCATCCACCGGGACTACCCGGGCACCCCGCTGATGATCACCGAGAACGGCGCGGCGTTCCCCGAGGGCCCGATCGCGGACGGCACCGTTCCGGACCGGCGCCGGATCGAGTACGTCGACGGCCACCTGCGCGCCTGCCACGACGCACTGGCCGCCGGAGTCGATCTGCGGGGATACTTCCTCTGGTCACTGATGGACAACTTCGAATGGGCCGAGGGATACGCGAAGCGTTTCGGTATTGTGCACGTCGACTACACGACGCAGCAGCGGGTGCTCAAAGACAGCGCGAAGTGGTACCGCGAGGTGATCAAGCGCAACGGGCTTTCCTAA
- a CDS encoding response regulator transcription factor, with translation MSRLLVVEDDPDIALALRLLFSRAGYEVAHAADGRSGLKEAYAEHPDLVVLDVGLPEMDGWQVLERLRDVSDVPVLVLTAHGQEAEKVRGLRGGADDYLTKPFANNELLARVEALLRRSSSGQNSWASQIYDDGLVHLDPTKRRVYVKGDEKRLTPTEFRLLNALVRHAGAVLSPNQLLTQAWDDPTGIGQERVKFAVLRLRRKLGWSDPDESPIESVRGFGYRYRRPGGEA, from the coding sequence ATGAGTCGCCTACTCGTGGTCGAGGACGACCCGGACATCGCACTCGCCCTGCGGCTGCTGTTCAGCCGGGCCGGGTACGAGGTGGCCCACGCCGCGGACGGCCGTTCCGGGCTGAAGGAGGCCTACGCCGAGCACCCCGATCTGGTGGTGCTCGACGTCGGACTGCCGGAGATGGACGGCTGGCAGGTGCTGGAGCGGCTGCGGGACGTGTCCGACGTGCCGGTGCTGGTGCTGACCGCGCACGGCCAGGAGGCCGAGAAGGTGCGCGGCCTGCGCGGCGGCGCCGACGACTACCTGACCAAGCCGTTCGCCAACAACGAGCTGCTGGCCCGGGTGGAGGCGCTGCTGCGCCGCTCGTCGAGCGGACAGAACAGCTGGGCCAGCCAGATCTACGACGACGGCCTGGTGCACCTGGACCCGACCAAGCGCCGGGTCTATGTCAAAGGCGACGAGAAGCGGCTCACGCCGACCGAGTTCCGTCTGCTCAACGCGCTGGTCCGGCATGCCGGAGCGGTGCTTTCGCCGAACCAGCTGCTGACCCAGGCCTGGGACGACCCGACCGGCATCGGCCAGGAGCGGGTCAAGTTCGCGGTCCTGCGGTTGCGGCGCAAGCTCGGCTGGTCCGACCCGGACGAATCGCCGATCGAATCGGTGCGCGGGTTCGGCTATCGCTATCGACGTCCGGGCGGAGAGGCCTGA
- a CDS encoding UDP-N-acetylmuramate dehydrogenase: MPDAFADHLTDPTPAADRVLAAYTTLRLGGPAGTVTTAVETDEAVATVRKATAEGRPVLVLAGGSNVVIGDAGFAGEVLLLRTRGIEVVSESAGEAVVRVAAGEPWDDFVAYAVGNGLSGVECLSGIPGSAGATPIQNVGAYGQEVAHTIVAVHAYDRVADEQLMMSPADCAFGYRSSVFKHNDRYLVTAVDFRLARADRSAPIRYAELARQLGVEAGDRVPLEHARQTVLKLRAGKGMVLDPADRDTWSVGSFFTNPVVSAAFFAELTAARGEMPHWPGADGTVKVPAAWLIEHAGFPKGFAGAGVAISTKHTLALTHRGAGDTGALLDLARTIRDGVRDRFGITLHPEPVLVNCAL, from the coding sequence GTGCCCGACGCATTCGCCGACCACCTGACTGACCCGACGCCCGCCGCGGACCGAGTGCTGGCGGCCTATACGACGCTACGCCTCGGCGGCCCGGCCGGCACGGTGACCACCGCGGTCGAGACGGACGAAGCGGTCGCCACGGTGCGTAAAGCCACTGCCGAGGGACGTCCGGTCCTGGTCCTGGCCGGCGGCAGCAACGTGGTGATCGGTGACGCCGGCTTCGCCGGGGAGGTGCTGTTGCTGCGCACCCGCGGGATCGAGGTGGTCTCGGAGAGCGCCGGCGAGGCGGTGGTCCGGGTCGCCGCCGGCGAGCCCTGGGACGATTTCGTGGCGTACGCGGTGGGCAACGGCCTGTCCGGCGTCGAGTGCCTGTCCGGTATCCCGGGGTCGGCCGGCGCCACCCCGATCCAGAACGTCGGGGCGTACGGCCAGGAGGTGGCGCACACCATCGTGGCGGTGCACGCCTACGACCGGGTCGCCGACGAGCAGCTGATGATGTCCCCGGCCGACTGCGCCTTCGGCTACCGCTCCAGCGTGTTCAAGCACAACGACCGCTACCTGGTGACCGCCGTGGACTTCCGGCTGGCCCGGGCGGATCGCAGTGCCCCGATCCGGTACGCGGAGCTGGCCCGTCAGCTGGGTGTCGAGGCCGGCGACCGGGTGCCGCTGGAGCACGCCCGGCAGACCGTGCTGAAGTTGCGGGCCGGCAAGGGCATGGTCCTCGACCCGGCGGACCGGGACACCTGGTCGGTCGGTTCGTTCTTCACCAATCCGGTGGTGAGCGCCGCGTTCTTCGCCGAGCTGACCGCGGCGCGTGGCGAGATGCCGCACTGGCCGGGCGCGGACGGCACGGTGAAGGTGCCGGCCGCCTGGCTGATCGAGCACGCCGGCTTCCCGAAGGGGTTCGCCGGCGCCGGGGTGGCCATCTCCACCAAGCACACCCTGGCGCTGACCCATCGGGGCGCCGGCGACACCGGTGCGCTGCTGGATCTGGCGCGGACCATCCGGGACGGGGTGCGTGACCGATTCGGCATCACGTTGCACCCCGAGCCGGTGCTGGTCAACTGCGCACTGTAA
- a CDS encoding CAP domain-containing protein, with amino-acid sequence MFDKVVRRASALAAAPALLALPVALFALPHAVHAQGPVVPPRPPGMPTPAPERLGSPDPATSTVIPAAPITPQIAAAPAVDPVKARARTLMHQVIRLTNREREANGCARLTVDHELIVASVAQSYYMARTRLFSHVWRDGSTFAMRAERAGYRAPAGENIAWGYPTAAEVMQAWMNSPGHRANILNCGAKSIGAAIVYAADGTPYYTQTFGWS; translated from the coding sequence GTGTTCGACAAGGTGGTACGCCGCGCCTCCGCGCTCGCGGCCGCGCCCGCACTGCTCGCCCTGCCGGTCGCCCTGTTCGCCCTGCCGCACGCCGTGCACGCCCAGGGCCCGGTGGTCCCGCCCCGGCCGCCGGGCATGCCCACCCCCGCCCCGGAACGGTTGGGGTCACCCGATCCGGCGACCTCGACCGTCATCCCGGCCGCGCCGATCACCCCGCAGATCGCCGCGGCGCCGGCGGTCGACCCGGTGAAGGCCCGCGCCCGCACCCTGATGCACCAGGTGATCCGCCTGACCAACCGGGAGCGGGAGGCGAACGGGTGCGCCCGCCTCACGGTCGACCACGAGCTGATCGTGGCCTCGGTGGCGCAGAGCTACTACATGGCGCGGACCCGGCTGTTCAGCCACGTGTGGCGGGACGGCTCCACCTTCGCGATGCGCGCCGAACGGGCCGGATACCGCGCCCCGGCCGGCGAGAACATCGCCTGGGGCTACCCGACCGCCGCCGAGGTGATGCAGGCGTGGATGAACAGTCCCGGACACCGGGCGAACATCCTCAACTGCGGAGCGAAGTCGATCGGCGCCGCCATCGTGTACGCGGCGGACGGGACGCCGTACTACACCCAGACCTTCGGGTGGAGCTGA
- a CDS encoding alpha/beta fold hydrolase: MRGRFGPPPPDGGPRLQRGDRTGPRSGRPTLPGPETELVTLDPGVRRPSPRPPAPVHGSSPLRLEQLVTGLGDPVTVFAHGLAGDISGTRPLGSAVTGRRVFFHFRGHGRSDAPPGPWSFGDLAGDLRGVADLAGATRAVGVSMGAGALCRLLAETPDRFERIVLYLPAPLDGSRPEAALRRLDRLLASVESGEAAMIADAVEAEIPAAVRNTPAGWGFLRQRVDQLQRDGLAAELSTLWSAPPLPDESLLKAFRGRALVIGCQGDEIHPVAGAERVAGLLDADLHVYDRPSILWTDRADLRERISAFLNA, from the coding sequence GTGAGGGGACGCTTCGGGCCGCCTCCGCCGGACGGCGGGCCACGCCTGCAGCGCGGCGATCGGACCGGGCCGCGCTCCGGGCGGCCTACGCTGCCGGGTCCCGAGACCGAGCTGGTCACCCTCGACCCGGGCGTACGCCGACCGTCCCCGCGCCCGCCCGCACCCGTGCACGGTTCCTCGCCGCTGCGCCTCGAGCAGCTCGTCACCGGCCTCGGCGACCCCGTGACGGTGTTCGCGCACGGACTGGCCGGGGACATCTCCGGCACCCGCCCGCTGGGCAGCGCGGTGACCGGCCGCCGGGTGTTCTTCCACTTCCGCGGGCACGGCCGCTCCGACGCCCCACCCGGACCGTGGAGCTTCGGCGACCTGGCCGGCGACCTGCGCGGGGTGGCCGACCTGGCCGGCGCGACCCGCGCGGTCGGCGTCAGCATGGGCGCCGGCGCGCTGTGCCGCCTGCTCGCCGAGACCCCGGACCGGTTCGAGCGGATCGTGCTCTATCTGCCCGCCCCGCTCGACGGCAGCCGACCGGAGGCCGCGCTGCGCCGCCTCGACCGTCTGCTCGCCTCGGTCGAGTCGGGTGAGGCCGCGATGATCGCCGACGCGGTCGAGGCGGAGATCCCGGCGGCGGTGCGCAACACCCCGGCCGGGTGGGGCTTCCTGCGTCAGCGGGTCGACCAGCTGCAGCGCGACGGGCTGGCGGCCGAGCTGTCGACGCTCTGGTCGGCGCCGCCGCTGCCGGACGAGTCGCTGCTCAAGGCCTTCCGGGGGCGGGCCCTGGTGATCGGCTGCCAGGGCGACGAGATCCACCCGGTGGCCGGTGCGGAGCGGGTAGCCGGGCTGCTCGACGCCGACCTGCACGTCTATGACCGGCCGTCGATCCTGTGGACCGACCGGGCGGACCTCCGTGAGCGGATCTCGGCGTTCCTGAACGCTTGA
- a CDS encoding 3-keto-5-aminohexanoate cleavage protein, protein MTGTLITVAPTGAESSKADVPALPVTLDELVSTAKECEALGASIIHVHIRDADARPTLDQGRLRATVAALRESTGLIVQLSSGGAVTDPETDRLAVLDAGPEMASCTMGTVNFGDGVFLNRWSFIVDLHTRMQERGIVPEYEIFDLGQLTTLQRLLGKYGLPAGGHVHLDLVMGVPGGMPGTAAALVACEQAIRDLPAGTTFSATGIGRGTIPVMLASLSAGGHLRVGMEDTITYAKGRPVESNMQLVARAVGFAQLAQRPPLTPAQARELLGVPAR, encoded by the coding sequence ATGACCGGGACCTTGATCACCGTCGCCCCGACCGGCGCGGAGAGCAGCAAGGCGGACGTGCCGGCTCTGCCAGTGACCCTGGACGAGCTGGTGTCGACCGCGAAAGAGTGTGAGGCGCTGGGCGCCTCGATCATCCATGTGCACATCCGGGACGCGGATGCCCGGCCGACCCTGGACCAGGGTCGGCTGCGCGCCACCGTCGCCGCGCTGCGCGAGTCGACCGGGCTGATCGTGCAGCTCTCCTCGGGCGGTGCGGTGACCGACCCGGAGACGGACCGGTTGGCCGTGCTCGATGCCGGCCCGGAGATGGCCTCCTGCACGATGGGCACCGTCAACTTCGGTGACGGCGTCTTCCTGAACCGCTGGTCGTTCATCGTCGACCTGCACACCCGCATGCAGGAGCGGGGCATCGTGCCGGAGTACGAGATCTTCGACCTGGGTCAGCTGACCACCCTGCAGCGGCTGCTCGGCAAGTACGGGCTGCCGGCCGGCGGGCACGTGCACCTCGACCTGGTGATGGGTGTGCCGGGCGGGATGCCCGGGACGGCGGCCGCCCTGGTCGCCTGCGAGCAGGCGATCCGTGACCTGCCGGCCGGCACCACGTTCTCGGCGACCGGAATCGGTCGCGGCACGATCCCGGTGATGCTGGCTTCGCTGTCCGCCGGCGGGCACCTGCGGGTCGGCATGGAGGACACGATCACGTACGCCAAGGGCCGCCCGGTCGAGTCCAACATGCAGCTGGTCGCCCGCGCGGTCGGCTTCGCGCAGCTCGCCCAGCGCCCGCCGCTGACCCCGGCGCAGGCCCGCGAGCTGCTCGGGGTGCCGGCCCGGTGA